ATGGAGCTGTATATTCGTAACCAAATTCTGAAAAGTGATACTATTCAACAGGAGAAGATAGTGTTAGGTCAAGTAAAAACAGCTAAAGCAAAAATTCTATTCCAAAGTATAAGTGATCTTTTGTATTCCCTAGAGAGATTCTAACAACAGTTAGTATGAGACTCAGTTCTTAAGTGTGCCAATAGGCGCTGTTGAGCATGCAAATGCTCTATTGTTTGAGGGCCACAATACCCCAACCCAGATCGCTAGAGGCTTTTAGCTTTAGGAGTAAGTGAAATTCTGAGGTAAATACAAACGACCATGTCATAATCTAGCCATGCTGTACCACCTGTCCTAAATTATTTCTGTTCCACTGTTAACACTTAGAGCATGCAATATTAAATGACTATATCAACCTACCCTTTTCTCCTACCAAGACATCCAAAGATTTCtggattattatttttcagttagtATTGTGATAAAacactattatataaaataagacaaagaaggagaaatcattttaattagctttctcttaaaattctcaaAGAGTAGAATAACCAAATTCTTTGTTTTCCAACCTTTTCCCTCCTTTATTCTTGGTTTTTAACGCTAAATTGTTAATGGCAAAGAAGCAAAGCCTATTGAGCTAGTTTACCAACACATCTGAAGCAAATCATAGTCGTAACTTCTATTTTAACCAAGCATGACAACCAAGTGATTGAGTAGCTTTCCAAACTACCAGAGCAGCAGGCACTCACATAGAATGCTGTTAAATCAGCACTTCATAAATCGTACAGGCTCCTGCCCATTTAGATGCTCTCTCTATGCAGAATCGGCAGTCTAATGCTGGCTCTTCCAAGCATTAAAAAATCGTCACTCTGCTAACCCAACTCACTGTTCAGAAGGATCTTCTTGAATGCAGCCTTTATTACAACCTCACTGCTGCTTCCTACACTGAAGGAATACCATGTTTTCAGGTCAGGAGTTCTTTTTTCTCGCTTTATTATAATCGGGGGTCTTACAACGACCCCGACATTGTTACAAAGCACGCTGCTTTATAACAGTAAAGCTTctggaaaacccaaacaaaagaCACGTCACCCGGTGACGTCAGCCTATATACAGTTCTGTGTGGTCGCAGCACATAAGCAAATCCATTCTTGTGCCGTTTCTCGGAAAAGCTTTTCAGTAAATGCACTCATGCTGCTCCAGGAGCTCTTCTCTGCAACAAGCCGCCCATCTGCCATCAACAAGTTAAGACCGAGAGAACTAACGGCTGCGGAAAGGAGAGGCTGAAGCTTTGATTAACCAGCTGAGCAGTTAGAGGAGGACGAAATTAATAACTTATATTCAAAACTGATTTAGAGtggtcaaagaaaatgaaaccaatGCTTTCAAGAGGAATATCCTAAGGAAAAAACAACTCGCCCTGGTGGATTTCAATTTTACTCGGAAAGCCTGGGACACAGAAAACAGGAAACTGGTCAAAGGCTCCTGCATGTTAGAGCCTTTTACAGACTCACTGCGTTGAGTCTGACAACCGAGACTGAATGCAGCCTCCAATGTGCTCAGAAGAATGGGTAAGTCCATGTATTTAATGTGTCTTGTACAGTAAGCAAGGAGTCACGCTTTTAAAATAAGCCATTGAATTCACATTTTATGAGAGAAATCACTTGTCACATTTTTGGATTTTGAGGTTTAGGTAAAATATATATTGCTGATGACAGATGTGTTGTATCTCCTTAATGGTTTAAGTTTTGTTCTAGTCATACTAACAAGGTTAGTTTTTTTacagcaaatgaaaaaataagttatATGTAGTGAAATCTTTTGCCAtaacgttgttgttgttgttgttttaaaagcCCGTATGCTCTGCTGAAAAATATTCTATCTTCTTGTTTTCCTTAAATTATATTCTGCAGGCTTACATTTCAAGTGGCCATTAGGGGCCCCTATGCTAGCAGCAATATATGCAATGAGTATGGTTTTAAAAATGCTGCCTGCGCTGGGTATGGCGTGCCCACCCAAATGCCGCTGTGAGAAGCTGCTCTTCTACTGCGACTCTCAGGGCTTCCACTCAGTGCCAAACACCACAGACAAGGGCTCTCTGGGCCTGTCCCTGAGGCACAATCACATCACAGAGCTCGAAAGGGATCAATTTGCCAGCTTCAGTCAACTCACCTGGCTCCACTTAGACCACAATCAAATATCAACAGTAAAAGAAGATGCTTTTCAAGGACTATATAAACTTAAGGAATTAATCTTGAGttccaacaaaatattttatttgccaaACACAACTTTTACCCAACTGATTAACCTGCAAAATTTGGACCTGTCTTTTAATCAGCTGTCATCTCTGCACCCAGAGCTTTTCTATGGCCTCCGGAAGCTGCAGACCTTGCATTTACGGTCCAACTCCCTGCGGACTATCCCAGTACGCCTGTTCTGGGACTGTCGTAGTCTGGAGTTTCTGGATTTGAGCACAAACCGTTTGCGAAGTTTGGCTCGCAATGGATTTGCGGGATTAATCAAACTGAGAGAGCTTCATCTAGAGCACAACCAGCTGACGAAGATTAATTTTGCTCATTTCCTACGGCTAAGCAGTCTGCACACGCTCTTCTTACAATGGAACAAAATTAGCAACTTGACATGTGGGATGGAGTGGACCTGGGGCACTTTAGAAAAACTAGACTTGactggaaatgaaataaaagccaTCGATCTGACAGTATTTGAAACGATGCCTAATCTTAAAATACTCCTCATGGATAACAACAAGTTAAACAGCCTTGATTCCAAGATCTTAAACTCCCTTAGGTCCCTCACAACCGTTGGCCTCTCTGGCAATCTGTGGGAATGCAGCCCTCGAATATGTGCTTTGGCCTCCTGGCTAGGCAGTTTCCAAGGTCGGTGGGAACATTCCATCCTATGCCACAGCCCCGACCACACCCAGGGAGAGGATATACTagatgcagtccatggatttcaGCTCTGCTGGAATTTATCAACCACCGTCACTGCCATGGCTACAACTTATAAAGATCCAACCACTGAATATACAAAAAGAATAAGCTCATCAAGTTACCATGTGGGAGACAAAGAAATCCCAACTACTGCAGGCATAGCAGTTACTACTGAGGAACACTTCCCGGAACCAGACAATGCCATCTTCACTCAGCGGGTAATTACAGGAACAATggctttattgttttctttcttttttattatttttatagtgttCATCTCCAGGAAGTGCTGCCCTCCCACTTTAAGAAGAATTAGGCAGTGCTCAATGATTCAGAACCACAGGCAGCTCCGATCCCAAACACGACTCCATATGTCAAACATGTCAGACCAAGGACCATATAATGAATATGAACCTACCCATGAAGGACCCTTCATCATCATTAATGGTTATGGACAGTGCAAGTGTCAGCAGCTGCCATACAAAGAATGTGAAGTATAATATCTACCCATCATCAAAAATTACATCAGATAAGTAACCTATTTTACATAGTAGGGGCTAAATACATATCTAATTTTTACCAATGGTGACATTAAGCCTAATTTTTCCAAACCAAGTGGAGACTTAGGTTTCTGACGTgttgaagtatttttaattttttta
The DNA window shown above is from Bos indicus x Bos taurus breed Angus x Brahman F1 hybrid chromosome 7, Bos_hybrid_MaternalHap_v2.0, whole genome shotgun sequence and carries:
- the LRRTM2 gene encoding leucine-rich repeat transmembrane neuronal protein 2; this encodes MGLHFKWPLGAPMLAAIYAMSMVLKMLPALGMACPPKCRCEKLLFYCDSQGFHSVPNTTDKGSLGLSLRHNHITELERDQFASFSQLTWLHLDHNQISTVKEDAFQGLYKLKELILSSNKIFYLPNTTFTQLINLQNLDLSFNQLSSLHPELFYGLRKLQTLHLRSNSLRTIPVRLFWDCRSLEFLDLSTNRLRSLARNGFAGLIKLRELHLEHNQLTKINFAHFLRLSSLHTLFLQWNKISNLTCGMEWTWGTLEKLDLTGNEIKAIDLTVFETMPNLKILLMDNNKLNSLDSKILNSLRSLTTVGLSGNLWECSPRICALASWLGSFQGRWEHSILCHSPDHTQGEDILDAVHGFQLCWNLSTTVTAMATTYKDPTTEYTKRISSSSYHVGDKEIPTTAGIAVTTEEHFPEPDNAIFTQRVITGTMALLFSFFFIIFIVFISRKCCPPTLRRIRQCSMIQNHRQLRSQTRLHMSNMSDQGPYNEYEPTHEGPFIIINGYGQCKCQQLPYKECEV